The Lacerta agilis isolate rLacAgi1 chromosome 5, rLacAgi1.pri, whole genome shotgun sequence genome has a segment encoding these proteins:
- the LOC117046840 gene encoding cytochrome P450 26C1 — translation MLPSPSAKMLPQVATSEDALSWLEAALATCLAVAFLLVLARHLWALRWSLSRDRASTLPLPKGSMGWPFFGETLHWLVQGSSFHSSRRQRYGAVFKTHLLGKPVIRVSGADNVRKILLGEHSLVSAQWPLSTQILLGSHTLLNASAEAHRQRRKILARVFSRAALESYLPRIQKVVRWELRGWCQQPGPVAVYSSAKTLTFRIAARILLGLSLEEKQFKELAGAFEQLVENLFSLPLNIPFSGLRKGIKARNLLHEYMEKAISKKLKQKDPEAHSDALDFIINSAKEHGKEFTMQELKESAIELIFAAFFTTASATTSMILLLLKHPLVIKKIQQELVSHDLTGQCHCLAAGDSLTNHQSCPETLVIHGKENKDGDSNLPLRPRPEGELDRETKREDRAPKLGPIARAAQGTVHGPPNCPCSAPKQEEASQVLGELERHEHYCQSYLTLEKMSCLRYLDCVIKEVLRLLPPVSGGYRTALQTFELDGCQIPKGWSVMYSIRDTHETASIYQSPPDMFDPERFWVPQEEREDHKGAGPARFHYIPFGGGVRNCIGKELAQMVLKLLAIELVSTARWELATAHFPKMQTVPIVHPVDGLQLYFHPLKQGRESSGTSKTET, via the exons ATGCTGCCCAGCCCGAGCGCGAAGATGCTGCCGCAGGTTGCAACCTCTGAGGATGCGCTCTCCTGGCTGGAGGCTGCGCTGGCCACCTGCCTGGCGGTGGCCTTCCTGCTGGTGCTGGCGCGGCACCTGTGGGCGCTGCGCTGGAGCTTGAGCCGAGACCGCGCCAGCACCCTGCCACTGCCCAAGGGCTCCATGGGTTGGCCCTTCTTCGGCGAGACGCTGCATTGGCTGGTCCAG GGTTCCAGCTTCCACAGCTCCCGGCGACAGAGATACGGTGCCGTGTTCAAGACGCACCTGCTGGGCAAGCCGGTGATCCGCGTGAGCGGCGCCGACAACGTGCGCAAGATCCTGCTGGGAGAGCACAGCCTGGTGAGCGCCCAGTGGCCGCTCAGCACCCAGATCCTGCTGGGCTCGCACACCCTCCTCAACGCCAGCGCCGAGGCGCACCGCCAGCGCAGGAAG ATCCTGGCCAGAGTCTTCAGCCGCGCCGCCCTGGAGAGCTACCTGCCCCGCATCCAGAAGGTGGTGCGCTGGGAGTTGCGCGGCTGGTGCCAGCAGCCGGGTCCCGTCGCCGTCTATTCTTCCGCCAAGACCTTGACTTTCCGCATTGCCGCGCGGATCCTGCTGGGACTAAGCCTGGAGGAGAAGCAGTTCAAGGAGCTGGCTGGGGCCTTTGAGCAGCTGGTGGAGAATCTCTTCTCCTTGCCGCTCAACATCCCCTTCAGCGGGCTGCGGAAG GGAATAAAGGCCAGGAATCTGCTACACGAGTACATGGAGAAAGCCATCTCCAAGAAACTGAAGCAGAAGGATCCTGAGGCTCACAGCGATGCTCTGGATTTCATTATCAACAGTGCCAAGGAGCATGGCAAAGAATTTACCATGCAGGAGCTGAAG GAGTCTGCAATTGAATTGATCTTTGCTGCTTTCTTCACCACCGCCAGTGCTACTACTTCCATGATCCTCCTGTTGCTGAAACACCCCTTGGTCATAAAAAAGATCCAGCAGGAGCTGGTGTCCCATGATCTCACCGGGCAGTGCCATTGCCTCGCTGCAGGAGATTCTTTGACAAACCATCAGTCTTGCCCAGAGACTCTGGTCATTCATGGAAAAGAGAACAAAGACGGGGATTCCAATCTGCCTCTTCGACCCAGGCCGGAAGGAGAACTAGACAGAGAGACCAAGAGGGAAGACAGAGCCCCTAAGTTGGGTCCCATTGCTAGAGCAGCCCAAGGAACTGTCCATGGGCCTCCAAACTGCCCTTGCTCAGCACCGAAACAAGAAGAAGCAAGCCAAGTCCTCGGCGAGCTGGAAAGACATGAGCACTATTGTCAGTCTTACTTGACTCTGGAGAAGATGAGCTGCCTGCGGTACTTGGATTGCGTCATCAAGGAAGTGCTGCGTTTGCTGCCCCCAGTGTCCGGAGGCTATAGGACAGCCTTACAAACCTTTGAACTGGAT GGCTGCCAGATTCCCAAGGGCTGGAGCGTGATGTACAGTATTCGGGACACGCACGAGACCGCCAGCATCTATCAGAGTCCACCAGACATGTTTGACCCGGAGCGGTTTTGGGTGCCACAGGAGGAACGGGAAGACCACAAAGGAGCTGGCCCCGCCCGCTTTCACTATATCCCCTTTGGTGGGGGAGTCCGAAATTGCATAGGCAAAGAACTGGCCCAGATGGTCCTCAAGTTGCTTGCTATTGAACTGGTCAGCACAGCCCGCTGGGAGCTGGCCACAGCACACTTCCCTAAGATGCAAACCGTGCCTATTGTGCACCCGGTGGATGGCCTGCAGCTCTATTTCCATCCTCTGAAGCAGGGAAGAGAAAGCAGCGGAACCAGCAAGACAGAGACTTGA